One window of the Bacteroidales bacterium genome contains the following:
- a CDS encoding 4-oxalocrotonate tautomerase family protein, protein MPIINIKIAKGHSEEKKQKIVNEFTKIMVEALNIQPEWISILIDEYEHENWATGGTLHSIKFGKDWNGTISDLPE, encoded by the coding sequence ATGCCAATCATTAATATAAAAATAGCCAAAGGTCATTCTGAAGAAAAAAAACAGAAAATAGTCAATGAATTTACTAAAATAATGGTTGAAGCATTAAATATACAACCCGAATGGATAAGTATATTAATTGATGAATATGAGCATGAAAATTGGGCTACGGGTGGAACACTCCATTCCATAAAATTCGGGAAAGATTGGAACGGAACAATTAGCGATTTACCTGAATAA
- a CDS encoding transposase, producing the protein MITPVKATKGQTEQEKQRNKAYNDLFSTDVSKVRQPIKSFFNWLNEKTNIQRAQKVRFTAGLLLHMMGKIAITFIYLIF; encoded by the coding sequence ATGATTACGCCTGTTAAAGCAACCAAAGGACAGACCGAACAGGAAAAGCAAAGGAACAAAGCCTATAATGACTTGTTTTCTACTGATGTCTCCAAAGTCAGACAACCTATAAAATCATTTTTCAACTGGTTGAATGAAAAAACAAATATTCAAAGAGCGCAGAAAGTCAGATTTACAGCTGGACTATTACTACACATGATGGGTAAAATAGCCATCACATTTATTTATCTGATTTTTTAA